Proteins found in one Microbacterium sp. SSM24 genomic segment:
- a CDS encoding DUF11 domain-containing protein has protein sequence MTQHAPEARNTRVGRFRRLTAAATVAVLAVGMAVALPLSAAAAPPVASDGGGFTGVDVSAEASSVLASGVGEIGITASNVAGVDLYNATAVAILPVGVTYVPGSARPGPPNAVGEPLIRTYVPDPAEPTVTAQLLQWANVADLPAGADLDLSFDVVADNDLYPVGASFTVDVGVYANTNERIVPVVTIPTDGTPPVVTRATHGGDDTQTLSISAIRLTKRNLDAEAEVYRGPANATRYRLTVTTADEAGTAGAIVTDLVPAQFQVTDCGLGDVACTTEIVEIDGETFTRLTWDLGDIPADTTVELMYQAFVGLQEITAPDGTADGGPTRPGPAGTSIENTAEVSGTYGGSVVEGGSTQISATAEATVRLLDVGVVKTIATGQFTAGATTRFTLALRTSQYVTTSDVVITDTLADGLCPVVPAGVPTTGAWPAECPAPGSTADTVVGGTMTDVVANADGTFVVTFAVPGDTLAEDAATAIVYSAYMREAYQDGSRTSTGDAVTNQVDVEGTTSPAAGNTVDTGAVESTNDSSASLVTSDLSLSKTVWTNPDREAIAGASGAGVTCATAPAGEYVASDGPRLQLGDLACFRIRIDFTDGASTRNPILTDFLPPGTEFVAWAEGPGNTADAERVTGGARWLLGTPNPDGSRYVPGGGVAVIDILARVTAVPDAGADIDVTGNLAKLRYMSSNNQVLAARDEVDLTLAPTVPLALAKRVNGAGSAAVQEGQSLTFTVGVTHQGSAADGNDYPLSSATVWDALPVGFECADITTSTPASTSCATSTTGPASGRDVVVWNLSGAALGADGLLTAGETVTVTYSLTVPTPLSISSSHTNEAAVTLYTAPTTDGTPDSAGDVTFYPENDLGANPGITPNAPEASDTATVTLADATVAKQVAATGVNGPGNSALTQATIGESVDYTYTVTIPARTSVFSGILDDGLPTGGRLVQTGDPTLTTAPGGITVGAGCTADAAEFRLCDDGTLRFPTTWTNASATAAVFTVTLPTRVADVAGNVNAAPIPNTATFRSAPTVNGSLVQRGTASASVSVVEPSVTLAKTSSATNVAGGSAVNYTLTATNAAGRSPLFDGVVVDCVPAALAVGTLPGAIAGPVAGNGSNGCAVGTQRLTWTLSAPLLAGTPQSIQYPVTVPSGAASGQQYTNNATLTGSSMPGAVTGERSYSTAASRTITVNRASLVKTASSATVVPGQSITWTVTATVPANVQLFNAAFVDVIPAAFGNAAAVTSWSLSCGGGDATWRDDCLTGTLLTASPASNFGVYLGSIAPATASRTVTLALTTRLPANTTSVQGANLNNTAQFRWNYAEQTPPTATNATWSTNVSGSASTQVREPQVTVTKAVSNAQPAQGEVFTYTVTAAATADVRNVPAFNVAIVDTVPAGVVPLDAAGDPVADGDSTASGGVWSSTARTLTWTVATLAPGAANTVTRTYPARLAPSSSLTGTALTNSVRPQSWTSLASDGKTYGPGTAATAAVTPQFPLIATAKTQVTPANPVYIGQEVSFRLELTNSGGGTAASLDAVDTLPAGWTYVADSAAVTVRTGSAVAVDPTITGQTLRWSDVGGTTVDLLTNERIVVTYRAVAGPSVQVGLSVPHTNTAVAADVTDATGGTSYNGGSGSYIGASGSATARIASADLRITKTANNDFIAGGSGTYTLTVTNAGPDAAAGVTVVDAVTAPAGVTVIGAAGAGWSCSAPSDGSISCTRTNAADTLASGASWTLTVTAAVAASVLDGTQIPNTATVSARTEDRNPDNNSASATATVRARADLAVTKTPTRTTATAGTALGWTISLVNRGPSVSRGSAGSPIVLTDTLPAGVTGVEVGTVTDDVDCEIAAGVLTCEVPFDLAVGDGISVSLDGTIVSSAAPGSTIANTARVTPVTTDPVAGNNSSTASTTVDIVEALSVSKSIIAPQPPVVVPGQTLTYRIAVTNAGPSDARGVTVLDDLPAGLTFSSIVAGGSSWTATAQGGDILFTLSGNLAAGASSQFDFVATVGAGVIGELTNTAAVSSTWRANQDTASVTTGSTASSDLAITKSVDAASIVAGGDTAATYTLSVANLGPSDAVGSITVTDLLPTGMTLVGTPPAGCEVTEVSGRVRVQCDKADGLDVAEDPWTIELPVLVDADVTDAALTNSATVTSPTPDPDLTNNTDTAVLPVVQHAALAVTKDAAPTVVAGENATWTVTVTNNGPSDAQAVTLTDDIDDRLTLVSAASEADGVDCSGTTQVVCTIGILAAGDSVVIEVVTTVASSVPDGTIIPNTAVAHSTTIDAATDEPATAEGEDSVEVSAVTALTLVKEAVEDVVDAGDVASFTLSLVNDGPSDAADPVTIVDTLPAGMTYLGASTSGGPGTWDCDIDGQVLTCELTDDGDVVTLAAGATAPPLAVSATIGAGESAGTLTNTAVASSPSSPDGAEDEASVTVVTHADLELVKSHDPSASATAGLPFEWTIAVTNHGPSDSVATSDDPIVVRDTLPEGVTLADAPVSGGADTVCAIVDPDADPQVVECARTTTLPAGETLELTLSVDIDESASGALTNTATVFPGLTPQTDDNTWPDTDTDTITVIEVADLSIEKETVTAPVVAGGAIVWTLTVRNLGPSDSDASPEAPITVVDTLPAGVTGASASGEGWDCAPIDLTDDGREQVECTRDTTLLVGAAPVITVTGVVSSSVQGSITNTAAVTPGLTQNDGDGPSEASVTDEVGESADLALTKTIARTITAGGTGEYRLSIVNLGPSDARGVVLTDTLPAGLSYAGIAASTDGFTWSCEPDEIEPTTVVCELAEPIPAGQTVVLDVTVDAESQLEGDLENTAVVSADTPDPDLENNSSSVSGTVSELADLAIVKQAVGEPHVGEQFSYTLTVTNGGPSDARGIVIEDAVPAQLTVDAIDAGDWTCASIPAEGAPTDVTCLLPQLVSGGTAPVITITVTVLPAAYPAVSNTATVTAATPEDPETLADNTSTVTSTVPALSSLSITKDLTSTLYAGFTGAYTITVTNEGPTADPGPITVTDDLPAGLTYRSATVDGVATTCDVAGREVTCTVGPLEVGESTVLVLTVNVAADASGSLQNTATVSSEADPESPSSTATGTVDRSLLAATGTALGLLPASAVLLLLLGLLLVRRARRREIVEP, from the coding sequence ATGACGCAGCACGCCCCCGAAGCCCGCAACACCCGTGTCGGCCGGTTCCGCCGGCTGACCGCCGCCGCCACGGTGGCCGTGCTCGCCGTCGGGATGGCCGTCGCGCTGCCCTTGTCGGCAGCCGCCGCGCCCCCCGTCGCGTCCGACGGGGGAGGCTTCACCGGCGTCGACGTGTCGGCCGAGGCATCCAGTGTGCTCGCCTCGGGCGTCGGCGAGATCGGCATCACCGCATCCAACGTCGCCGGCGTGGATCTCTACAACGCGACCGCGGTCGCGATCCTGCCCGTCGGCGTCACATACGTGCCCGGCTCCGCCCGTCCGGGGCCGCCGAACGCCGTCGGTGAGCCGCTCATCCGCACCTACGTCCCGGATCCGGCGGAGCCCACGGTCACCGCCCAGCTGCTGCAGTGGGCGAACGTCGCCGATCTGCCCGCGGGCGCCGACCTCGACCTCTCCTTCGACGTGGTCGCCGACAACGATCTCTATCCGGTCGGGGCGAGCTTCACCGTCGACGTGGGCGTCTACGCGAACACGAACGAGCGCATCGTGCCCGTCGTGACGATCCCGACCGACGGAACGCCGCCCGTGGTCACGCGCGCCACCCACGGCGGCGACGACACGCAGACCCTCTCGATCAGCGCCATCCGGCTGACCAAGCGCAACCTCGACGCCGAGGCCGAGGTGTACCGCGGACCCGCGAACGCGACGCGCTACCGGCTCACCGTCACCACCGCCGACGAGGCGGGCACGGCGGGGGCGATCGTCACCGACCTGGTGCCGGCGCAGTTCCAGGTGACCGACTGCGGTCTGGGCGACGTCGCGTGCACGACGGAGATCGTCGAGATCGACGGCGAGACGTTCACCCGCCTCACGTGGGATCTCGGCGACATCCCCGCCGACACGACCGTCGAGCTCATGTACCAGGCCTTCGTCGGACTGCAGGAGATCACCGCGCCCGACGGCACCGCCGACGGCGGGCCCACCCGTCCCGGTCCGGCCGGCACGAGCATCGAGAACACGGCCGAAGTGTCCGGCACCTACGGCGGATCGGTCGTCGAGGGGGGATCGACGCAGATCTCGGCGACGGCCGAAGCGACGGTCCGGCTGCTCGACGTCGGCGTCGTGAAGACGATCGCCACCGGCCAGTTCACCGCGGGCGCCACGACGCGGTTCACCCTCGCGCTGCGCACCAGCCAGTACGTCACCACCTCCGACGTCGTCATCACCGACACGCTCGCCGACGGCCTGTGCCCGGTCGTCCCTGCCGGGGTCCCTACGACGGGGGCGTGGCCCGCGGAGTGCCCGGCGCCCGGAAGCACTGCCGACACCGTCGTCGGAGGGACGATGACCGATGTCGTCGCCAACGCGGACGGCACGTTCGTCGTGACCTTCGCCGTGCCCGGCGACACACTGGCCGAGGATGCCGCCACCGCGATCGTCTACAGCGCCTACATGCGCGAGGCCTACCAGGACGGCTCCCGCACCTCGACCGGCGACGCCGTCACCAACCAGGTGGACGTGGAGGGCACCACGAGCCCCGCCGCCGGCAACACGGTCGACACCGGCGCCGTCGAGTCGACGAACGATTCGTCGGCCTCGCTCGTCACCTCGGACCTCTCGCTGTCGAAGACGGTGTGGACCAACCCCGACCGCGAGGCGATCGCCGGTGCGAGCGGGGCCGGCGTGACGTGCGCCACGGCTCCTGCGGGCGAGTACGTCGCGAGCGACGGCCCGCGTCTGCAGCTCGGCGACCTCGCGTGCTTCCGTATCCGCATCGACTTCACCGACGGTGCGTCCACCCGCAACCCGATCCTGACCGACTTCCTCCCGCCGGGAACCGAGTTCGTCGCGTGGGCGGAGGGTCCGGGGAACACCGCCGATGCCGAACGCGTCACCGGCGGTGCGCGCTGGCTGCTGGGCACGCCCAATCCCGACGGCTCGCGCTACGTGCCCGGCGGCGGAGTCGCCGTGATCGACATCCTGGCCCGGGTCACCGCGGTTCCGGATGCGGGCGCCGACATCGACGTGACCGGCAACCTCGCCAAGCTCCGCTACATGAGCAGCAACAACCAGGTGCTCGCCGCTCGCGACGAGGTGGACCTCACGCTCGCGCCCACCGTGCCGCTGGCGCTCGCCAAGCGCGTGAACGGCGCCGGCAGCGCGGCCGTGCAGGAGGGGCAGTCCCTCACCTTCACCGTCGGCGTCACCCACCAGGGCTCCGCGGCCGACGGCAACGACTACCCGCTCAGCAGCGCGACCGTCTGGGATGCGCTGCCCGTGGGCTTCGAGTGCGCCGACATCACCACCAGCACCCCGGCATCCACGTCCTGTGCTACCTCGACGACGGGGCCGGCGAGCGGACGCGACGTCGTCGTGTGGAACCTCAGCGGAGCGGCGCTCGGCGCCGATGGCCTGCTGACCGCCGGCGAGACGGTCACCGTCACGTACAGCCTGACCGTTCCGACCCCGCTGTCGATCTCCTCGTCGCACACGAACGAGGCCGCCGTCACGCTCTACACGGCTCCGACCACCGACGGCACGCCGGACTCCGCGGGCGACGTCACGTTCTACCCCGAGAACGACCTCGGCGCGAACCCCGGCATCACGCCCAACGCTCCCGAGGCCAGCGACACCGCGACGGTCACCCTCGCCGACGCGACAGTGGCCAAGCAGGTCGCGGCCACCGGTGTCAACGGCCCCGGCAACAGCGCACTGACGCAGGCGACGATCGGCGAGTCGGTCGACTACACCTACACGGTCACCATCCCCGCCCGCACCAGCGTGTTCTCGGGCATCCTCGACGACGGGCTGCCCACCGGCGGGCGCCTCGTGCAGACCGGCGACCCGACCCTGACCACCGCGCCCGGCGGCATCACCGTCGGTGCTGGATGCACAGCGGATGCCGCGGAGTTCCGTCTCTGCGACGACGGCACCCTCCGCTTCCCGACCACCTGGACGAACGCGTCCGCGACCGCCGCGGTCTTCACCGTGACGCTGCCCACGCGCGTCGCCGACGTCGCCGGCAACGTGAACGCCGCGCCGATCCCCAACACGGCCACCTTCCGCAGCGCCCCGACGGTGAACGGCAGCCTCGTCCAGCGGGGCACCGCCTCGGCATCCGTCTCCGTCGTCGAGCCGTCCGTGACGCTGGCCAAGACGTCGTCGGCGACCAACGTCGCGGGCGGCTCGGCCGTCAACTACACGCTCACGGCGACCAACGCGGCCGGGCGGTCGCCGCTGTTCGACGGCGTCGTCGTCGACTGCGTGCCCGCCGCGCTCGCGGTCGGCACGCTCCCGGGCGCCATCGCCGGCCCCGTCGCCGGCAACGGATCGAACGGCTGCGCGGTCGGCACTCAGCGACTGACGTGGACGCTCTCGGCGCCGCTGCTGGCGGGCACGCCGCAGTCCATCCAGTACCCGGTGACGGTCCCCTCGGGTGCCGCCTCGGGCCAGCAGTACACGAACAACGCCACTCTCACCGGGTCCTCGATGCCGGGCGCGGTCACCGGTGAGCGCTCGTACTCGACCGCGGCGTCGCGGACGATCACGGTCAACCGCGCTTCGCTCGTGAAGACGGCCTCCAGCGCGACCGTCGTCCCAGGGCAGAGCATCACCTGGACGGTCACCGCGACCGTGCCCGCGAACGTGCAGCTGTTCAACGCGGCCTTCGTGGATGTGATCCCCGCCGCATTCGGCAACGCGGCGGCGGTGACGTCGTGGTCCCTCTCCTGCGGTGGCGGCGACGCGACATGGCGTGACGACTGCCTGACGGGCACGCTTCTGACCGCGAGCCCGGCGAGCAACTTCGGCGTGTACCTCGGCAGCATCGCGCCGGCGACCGCCTCGCGCACCGTCACCCTCGCGCTCACGACGCGCCTCCCGGCGAACACCACGTCGGTGCAGGGTGCGAACCTGAACAATACGGCGCAGTTCCGCTGGAACTACGCCGAGCAGACCCCGCCGACCGCGACCAACGCGACGTGGAGCACCAACGTCAGCGGCAGCGCGTCGACCCAGGTCCGTGAACCGCAGGTCACCGTCACGAAGGCCGTGAGCAACGCGCAGCCCGCACAGGGCGAGGTGTTCACCTACACCGTGACCGCGGCCGCGACCGCCGACGTCCGGAACGTCCCGGCCTTCAACGTCGCGATCGTCGACACCGTGCCCGCGGGCGTGGTCCCGCTCGACGCCGCCGGCGACCCGGTCGCAGACGGCGACAGCACCGCGAGCGGCGGCGTGTGGAGCTCCACCGCGCGCACGCTCACCTGGACGGTCGCCACCCTCGCGCCCGGTGCGGCGAACACCGTGACCCGCACGTATCCCGCGCGCCTCGCGCCCTCGTCGAGCCTCACCGGCACGGCGCTCACCAACTCGGTGCGCCCGCAGTCGTGGACGTCGCTGGCTTCCGACGGCAAGACGTACGGGCCGGGCACCGCCGCCACGGCCGCCGTCACGCCGCAGTTCCCGCTCATCGCCACCGCGAAGACCCAGGTCACCCCCGCCAACCCGGTGTACATCGGGCAGGAGGTGTCGTTCCGTCTCGAGCTCACGAACTCCGGAGGGGGCACGGCCGCGTCGCTCGACGCCGTCGACACTCTCCCCGCGGGCTGGACGTACGTGGCTGACTCGGCCGCCGTCACGGTGCGCACCGGGAGCGCTGTCGCCGTCGACCCGACGATCACCGGCCAGACGCTCCGCTGGAGCGATGTCGGCGGCACCACCGTCGACCTGCTCACGAACGAGCGCATCGTCGTGACCTACCGCGCCGTCGCCGGTCCTTCCGTCCAGGTCGGATTGAGTGTGCCGCACACCAACACCGCCGTCGCCGCAGACGTCACCGACGCCACCGGTGGAACGTCCTACAACGGCGGCTCCGGCAGCTACATCGGCGCCTCGGGCTCGGCGACCGCGCGGATCGCGTCGGCGGACCTGCGCATCACCAAGACGGCGAACAACGACTTCATCGCGGGCGGCTCCGGCACGTACACGCTCACGGTCACGAACGCCGGACCGGATGCCGCCGCCGGCGTCACCGTCGTCGACGCCGTGACCGCTCCGGCGGGCGTCACCGTCATCGGCGCCGCGGGAGCGGGCTGGTCGTGCTCGGCGCCGTCCGACGGCTCGATCTCGTGCACGCGCACCAACGCCGCCGACACGCTCGCGTCGGGTGCCTCCTGGACGCTCACGGTGACCGCTGCGGTCGCGGCATCCGTCCTCGACGGCACGCAGATCCCGAACACGGCGACGGTCTCGGCGCGCACCGAGGACCGCAACCCCGACAACAACAGCGCCTCGGCGACGGCGACGGTGAGGGCGCGGGCCGATCTCGCCGTCACGAAGACGCCGACGCGCACGACCGCCACCGCCGGAACGGCGCTCGGCTGGACGATCTCGCTCGTCAATCGCGGACCGTCGGTATCGCGCGGATCGGCCGGATCGCCGATCGTCCTCACGGACACCCTTCCCGCCGGCGTCACCGGCGTCGAGGTGGGCACCGTCACGGACGACGTCGACTGCGAGATCGCGGCCGGGGTCCTCACCTGCGAGGTGCCGTTCGACCTCGCGGTCGGCGACGGCATCTCGGTCAGCCTGGACGGCACGATCGTCTCGTCCGCCGCACCCGGCTCCACGATCGCCAACACGGCACGGGTCACCCCGGTCACCACCGATCCGGTCGCCGGCAACAACTCGTCGACCGCGTCGACCACGGTCGACATCGTGGAGGCGCTGTCGGTGTCGAAGAGCATCATCGCGCCGCAGCCGCCCGTGGTGGTGCCCGGCCAGACCCTCACGTACCGCATCGCCGTGACCAACGCCGGACCGTCGGACGCGCGCGGCGTGACCGTGCTCGACGACCTTCCGGCGGGCCTCACGTTCTCGTCCATCGTCGCCGGCGGATCCAGCTGGACCGCGACGGCGCAGGGCGGCGACATCCTGTTCACGCTGTCGGGCAACCTCGCCGCCGGCGCGTCGTCGCAGTTCGACTTCGTCGCGACGGTCGGCGCGGGCGTGATCGGCGAGCTCACCAACACCGCCGCGGTGTCATCCACCTGGCGGGCGAACCAGGACACCGCGTCGGTCACGACGGGATCCACCGCCTCGTCCGACCTCGCCATCACCAAGTCCGTCGATGCGGCCTCGATCGTCGCGGGCGGCGACACCGCGGCGACCTACACGCTGTCGGTGGCCAACCTCGGACCGTCCGACGCCGTCGGGTCGATCACCGTGACCGACCTGCTTCCGACCGGGATGACCCTGGTCGGCACGCCCCCGGCAGGGTGCGAGGTGACCGAGGTGTCGGGACGCGTGCGGGTGCAGTGCGACAAGGCAGACGGACTGGATGTCGCGGAGGACCCGTGGACCATCGAGCTGCCCGTCCTCGTCGACGCCGACGTCACCGACGCGGCGCTCACGAACAGCGCGACCGTCACCTCGCCGACGCCCGACCCCGACCTGACGAACAACACCGACACCGCTGTCCTGCCGGTGGTGCAGCACGCGGCGCTCGCCGTCACGAAGGACGCCGCGCCGACGGTCGTCGCCGGGGAGAACGCCACCTGGACGGTCACGGTCACCAACAACGGGCCGTCCGACGCGCAGGCGGTCACGCTGACCGACGACATCGACGACCGCCTCACGCTCGTGAGCGCCGCCTCGGAGGCCGACGGCGTCGACTGCTCCGGTACGACCCAGGTGGTCTGCACGATCGGCATCCTGGCCGCCGGTGACTCGGTCGTCATCGAAGTCGTCACCACCGTGGCCTCGTCGGTGCCCGACGGAACCATCATCCCGAACACCGCTGTCGCGCACTCGACGACCATCGATGCCGCGACGGATGAGCCCGCGACCGCCGAGGGCGAGGACTCCGTCGAGGTGAGCGCCGTCACGGCGCTGACCCTCGTGAAGGAGGCCGTCGAAGACGTGGTCGACGCCGGAGACGTGGCGTCGTTCACGCTGAGCCTCGTCAACGACGGGCCGTCGGATGCCGCGGACCCGGTCACGATCGTCGACACGCTGCCCGCGGGCATGACCTACCTGGGCGCGAGCACGTCTGGTGGACCGGGCACGTGGGACTGTGACATCGACGGCCAGGTGCTCACGTGCGAGCTCACCGACGACGGCGATGTCGTGACGCTGGCGGCGGGAGCGACAGCTCCGCCGCTCGCGGTGTCGGCGACGATCGGCGCGGGCGAGAGCGCCGGCACGCTCACCAACACCGCGGTGGCGTCGTCGCCGTCCTCACCGGACGGCGCCGAGGACGAGGCATCCGTCACCGTCGTCACGCACGCCGACCTGGAGCTGGTCAAGTCGCACGACCCGAGTGCGAGCGCCACCGCCGGTCTTCCCTTCGAGTGGACGATCGCGGTGACGAACCACGGCCCGTCGGACTCCGTCGCCACGAGCGACGATCCGATCGTCGTGCGCGACACCCTGCCCGAGGGCGTGACCCTCGCAGACGCGCCGGTGTCCGGCGGTGCCGACACCGTCTGTGCGATCGTCGACCCCGACGCCGACCCGCAGGTGGTCGAGTGCGCGCGCACGACGACGCTGCCGGCGGGGGAGACGCTCGAGCTGACGCTCTCCGTCGACATCGACGAGAGCGCGTCCGGCGCGCTCACCAACACGGCGACGGTCTTCCCGGGGCTCACCCCGCAGACCGACGACAACACGTGGCCCGACACCGACACCGACACGATCACGGTGATCGAGGTCGCGGACCTGTCGATCGAGAAGGAGACCGTCACTGCTCCGGTGGTGGCCGGTGGCGCGATCGTCTGGACGCTGACGGTGCGGAACCTCGGGCCGTCCGACTCCGACGCGTCGCCCGAAGCGCCGATCACGGTCGTCGACACGCTCCCGGCCGGCGTCACGGGGGCCTCCGCCTCCGGCGAGGGATGGGACTGCGCGCCGATCGACCTCACGGACGACGGCCGCGAGCAGGTCGAGTGCACGCGCGACACGACGCTGCTGGTCGGCGCCGCGCCCGTGATCACCGTGACGGGCGTGGTCTCGTCGTCGGTACAGGGCTCGATCACGAACACCGCGGCGGTCACTCCGGGTCTCACGCAGAACGACGGCGACGGTCCGTCGGAGGCCTCGGTGACCGACGAGGTCGGCGAGAGCGCCGACCTCGCGCTGACGAAGACGATCGCCCGCACCATCACCGCGGGCGGCACAGGCGAGTACCGCCTCAGCATCGTCAACCTCGGGCCGTCCGACGCGCGCGGCGTCGTCCTCACCGACACGCTGCCCGCAGGCCTGAGCTACGCCGGGATCGCCGCCTCGACGGATGGCTTCACCTGGAGCTGCGAGCCCGACGAGATCGAGCCGACCACCGTCGTGTGCGAACTCGCCGAGCCGATTCCGGCGGGACAGACCGTCGTGCTCGATGTGACGGTCGACGCGGAGTCGCAGCTGGAGGGCGACCTCGAGAACACCGCCGTCGTGAGCGCGGACACCCCCGATCCCGACCTCGAGAACAACTCGTCGTCGGTGTCGGGCACGGTGAGCGAGCTCGCCGATCTCGCGATCGTGAAGCAGGCGGTCGGCGAACCGCATGTGGGCGAGCAGTTCAGCTACACGCTGACCGTGACGAACGGCGGGCCGTCGGATGCTCGTGGCATCGTCATCGAGGACGCCGTGCCCGCGCAGCTCACCGTCGACGCGATCGATGCGGGCGACTGGACGTGCGCCTCGATCCCGGCCGAGGGCGCGCCGACGGATGTCACGTGCCTTCTGCCGCAGCTCGTGTCGGGCGGCACCGCACCGGTGATCACGATCACCGTCACCGTGCTCCCGGCGGCCTACCCCGCGGTGTCGAACACGGCGACCGTCACGGCGGCCACGCCCGAGGACCCGGAGACGCTCGCCGACAACACGTCGACGGTCACGTCCACGGTCCCCGCGCTGAGCAGCCTGTCGATCACGAAGGATCTGACCTCGACGCTGTACGCCGGCTTCACCGGGGCCTACACGATCACGGTCACGAACGAGGGTCCGACAGCCGATCCCGGTCCGATCACGGTCACCGACGACCTGCCCGCCGGCCTCACCTACCGCAGCGCGACGGTCGACGGAGTCGCGACCACGTGCGACGTGGCCGGTCGCGAGGTGACCTGCACGGTGGGTCCGCTCGAGGTGGGGGAGAGCACGGTGCTCGTCCTCACGGTGAACGTGGCGGCGGATGCCTCGGGATCGCTCCAGAACACCGCGACGGTCTCGTCCGAGGCCGACCCGGAGAGCCCCTCGTCCACGGCGACGGGCACCGTCGACCGGTCACTCCTCGCGGCGACCGGAACGGCGCTCGGCCTGCTGCCGGCTTCCGCGGTGCTCCTGCTCCTCCTCGGACTCCTCCTCGTGCGCCGCGCGCGTCGCCGGGAGATCGTCGAGCCCTAG
- a CDS encoding Type 1 glutamine amidotransferase-like domain-containing protein, which translates to MKLLLTSGGITNDSIREELVGLLGKPIEESDALFIPTAQWGQPACSPQSVWRSTAARWPGEQAFVGLDWKSVGVLELTALASIGEERWVPWVKDADVLLVDGGEAVYLAHWMRESGLAALLPELAETVWVGVSAGSMVMTPRIGPEFVDRDPDGTDETLGVVDFSIFPHLDYPGWTSNTTEAAHRWAAKIGHPAYAIDEQTAISVVDGEVRVISEGAWEHFPDLGGASDGA; encoded by the coding sequence ATGAAACTCCTCCTCACGTCCGGCGGCATCACCAACGACTCGATCCGCGAGGAACTCGTCGGCCTCCTCGGCAAGCCCATCGAGGAGTCCGATGCGCTCTTCATCCCCACAGCGCAGTGGGGGCAGCCCGCGTGCTCGCCGCAGTCGGTGTGGCGGTCGACGGCCGCGCGCTGGCCCGGCGAGCAGGCTTTCGTCGGTCTCGACTGGAAGTCCGTCGGCGTGCTCGAGCTGACCGCGCTGGCGAGTATCGGCGAGGAGCGCTGGGTGCCCTGGGTGAAGGATGCCGACGTGCTCCTGGTCGACGGGGGCGAGGCCGTCTACCTCGCGCACTGGATGCGCGAGTCCGGTCTCGCGGCCCTGCTCCCCGAGCTCGCCGAGACCGTGTGGGTCGGCGTGAGCGCGGGGAGCATGGTGATGACGCCGCGCATCGGTCCGGAGTTCGTCGACCGCGATCCCGACGGCACCGACGAGACGCTCGGCGTGGTCGACTTCTCGATCTTCCCCCACCTCGACTACCCCGGCTGGACGTCGAACACGACTGAGGCCGCGCACCGCTGGGCGGCGAAGATCGGGCACCCGGCCTACGCGATCGACGAGCAGACGGCGATCTCCGTCGTCGACGGCGAGGTCCGCGTGATCTCCGAGGGCGCGTGGGAGCACTTCCCCGACCTGGGCGGGGCATCCGACGGTGCTTGA
- a CDS encoding patatin-like phospholipase family protein, with protein MPLEPAPPADDTRLGITLSGGGAFGAAHVGVLQVLEEHSIRPHIVTGTSSGALVGAAYAAGLDGGALEEIALRFRWSRIAAWSFQPRWGLLDTRVVTDAIHRLLGDDPRIEDLPRRFGAVATDLRTRQAVTIDHGPLSAALRASIAVPGLLPPVRLGGRLLADGGMVDNVPHSAARTLGADRVIVVHLHAKWENVRMMRTTTKISQLIADPSTLLVQPEMERMAQWSMRDVPRLIAEGRRAATAALATADVLKASTKGDR; from the coding sequence GTGCCCCTCGAGCCCGCCCCACCCGCCGACGACACCCGCCTCGGGATCACGCTCAGCGGCGGTGGCGCATTCGGCGCGGCGCACGTCGGAGTCCTGCAGGTGCTCGAGGAACACAGCATCCGTCCTCACATCGTCACGGGCACGAGCTCGGGCGCCCTCGTGGGCGCCGCCTACGCGGCCGGCCTCGACGGCGGCGCGCTCGAGGAGATCGCGCTTCGGTTCCGGTGGAGCCGCATCGCGGCCTGGAGCTTCCAGCCCCGGTGGGGACTCCTCGATACGCGCGTCGTCACCGACGCCATCCACCGGCTGCTCGGCGACGACCCCCGCATCGAGGACCTGCCCCGGCGATTCGGCGCGGTCGCGACCGATCTGCGCACGCGCCAGGCCGTCACGATCGACCACGGTCCCCTGAGTGCCGCCCTGCGGGCCTCGATCGCCGTGCCGGGCCTGCTGCCGCCGGTCCGCCTCGGCGGGCGACTGCTCGCCGACGGCGGGATGGTCGACAACGTTCCGCACTCGGCCGCGCGCACGCTCGGCGCCGACAGGGTGATCGTCGTGCACCTGCACGCGAAGTGGGAGAACGTGCGCATGATGCGCACGACCACCAAGATCTCCCAGCTGATCGCCGACCCGTCGACGCTGCTGGTGCAGCCCGAGATGGAGCGGATGGCGCAGTGGAGCATGCGGGATGTCCCGCGTCTGATCGCCGAGGGCCGTCGCGCGGCCACCGCCGCGCTGGCCACGGCCGACGTCCTCAAAGCCTCCACGAAAGGTGACCGATGA